Proteins encoded together in one Felis catus isolate Fca126 chromosome B3, F.catus_Fca126_mat1.0, whole genome shotgun sequence window:
- the RDH12 gene encoding retinol dehydrogenase 12 isoform X1 — protein MLVVLGLLTSFLSFLYVIAPSIRKFFAGGVCRSNVQLPGKVVVITGANTGIGKETARELARRGARVYIACRDVLKGESAASEIRADTKNSQVLVRKLDLSDTKSIRAFAEGFLAEEKQLHILINNAGVMMCPYSKTADGFETHLGVNHLGHFLLTHLLLERLKESTPSRVVNLSSVVHHAGKIRFHDLQGEKRYSRGFAYCHSKLANVLFTRELARRLQGTGVTTYAVHPGVVSSELIRHSFLLCLLWRIFSPFVKSAREGAQTSLHCALAEGLEPLSGKYFSDCKRTWVSPRARDNETAERLWNVSCELLGIQWE, from the exons ATGCTGGTTGTCTTGGGACTGCtcacctccttcctttctttcctgtatgTGATAGCTCCATCCATCAG GAAGTTCTTTGCTGGTGGGGTTTGTAGATCAAACGTGCAACTTCCTGGGAAGGTAGTGGTGATCACTGGCGCCAACACAGGCATTGGCAAGGAGACGGCCAGAGAACTCGCTCGCAGAG GAGCCAGAGTATATATTGCCTGCAGAGATGTACTGAAGGGAGAGTCTGCAGCCAGTGAAATCCGAGCTGATACAAAGAACTCCCAGGTGCTGGTGCGGAAACTGGACCTATCTGATACCAAATCCATCCGAGCCTTTGCTGAGGGCTTTCTAGCAG AGGAAAAGCAGCTCCATATTCTGATCAACAATGCAGGGGTGATGATGTGTCCATATTCTAAGACAGCTGATGGCTTTGAAACCCACCTGGGAGTCAACCACCTAG GCCACTTTCTTCTTACCCACTTGCTCCTGGAGCGGCTGAAAGAGTCCACTCCTTCACGGGTGGTGAACCTGTCATCGGTAGTCCACCATGCTGGCAAGATTCGCTTCCATGACCTCCAGGGTGAGAAGCGCTATAGCCGAGGTTTCGCTTATTGCCACAGCAAGCTGGCTAATGTGCTTTTTACTCGTGAGCTGGCCAGGAGGCTCCAAG GCACAGGGGTCACAACCTACGCTGTACACCCAGGCGTGGTCAGCTCTGAGCTGATCCGGCACTCCTTTCTGCTGTGTCTGCTCTGGAGGATCTTCTCCCCCTTCGTCAAGTCCGCACGGGAGGGGGCGCAGACCAGCCTGCACTGTGCCCTGGCTGAGGGCCTGGAGCCGTTGAGTGGCAAGTACTTCAG TGACTGCAAGAGGACCTGGGTGTCTCCAAGGGCCCGAGATAATGAAACAGCTGAGCGCTTGTGGAATGTCAGCTGTGAGCTTCTAGGAATCCAGTGGGAgtag
- the RDH12 gene encoding retinol dehydrogenase 12 isoform X2 produces MLVVLGLLTSFLSFLKFFAGGVCRSNVQLPGKVVVITGANTGIGKETARELARRGARVYIACRDVLKGESAASEIRADTKNSQVLVRKLDLSDTKSIRAFAEGFLAEEKQLHILINNAGVMMCPYSKTADGFETHLGVNHLGHFLLTHLLLERLKESTPSRVVNLSSVVHHAGKIRFHDLQGEKRYSRGFAYCHSKLANVLFTRELARRLQGTGVTTYAVHPGVVSSELIRHSFLLCLLWRIFSPFVKSAREGAQTSLHCALAEGLEPLSGKYFSDCKRTWVSPRARDNETAERLWNVSCELLGIQWE; encoded by the exons ATGCTGGTTGTCTTGGGACTGCtcacctccttcctttctttcct GAAGTTCTTTGCTGGTGGGGTTTGTAGATCAAACGTGCAACTTCCTGGGAAGGTAGTGGTGATCACTGGCGCCAACACAGGCATTGGCAAGGAGACGGCCAGAGAACTCGCTCGCAGAG GAGCCAGAGTATATATTGCCTGCAGAGATGTACTGAAGGGAGAGTCTGCAGCCAGTGAAATCCGAGCTGATACAAAGAACTCCCAGGTGCTGGTGCGGAAACTGGACCTATCTGATACCAAATCCATCCGAGCCTTTGCTGAGGGCTTTCTAGCAG AGGAAAAGCAGCTCCATATTCTGATCAACAATGCAGGGGTGATGATGTGTCCATATTCTAAGACAGCTGATGGCTTTGAAACCCACCTGGGAGTCAACCACCTAG GCCACTTTCTTCTTACCCACTTGCTCCTGGAGCGGCTGAAAGAGTCCACTCCTTCACGGGTGGTGAACCTGTCATCGGTAGTCCACCATGCTGGCAAGATTCGCTTCCATGACCTCCAGGGTGAGAAGCGCTATAGCCGAGGTTTCGCTTATTGCCACAGCAAGCTGGCTAATGTGCTTTTTACTCGTGAGCTGGCCAGGAGGCTCCAAG GCACAGGGGTCACAACCTACGCTGTACACCCAGGCGTGGTCAGCTCTGAGCTGATCCGGCACTCCTTTCTGCTGTGTCTGCTCTGGAGGATCTTCTCCCCCTTCGTCAAGTCCGCACGGGAGGGGGCGCAGACCAGCCTGCACTGTGCCCTGGCTGAGGGCCTGGAGCCGTTGAGTGGCAAGTACTTCAG TGACTGCAAGAGGACCTGGGTGTCTCCAAGGGCCCGAGATAATGAAACAGCTGAGCGCTTGTGGAATGTCAGCTGTGAGCTTCTAGGAATCCAGTGGGAgtag
- the RDH12 gene encoding retinol dehydrogenase 12 isoform X3, translating into MLVVLGLLTSFLSFLYVIAPSIRKFFAGGVCRSNVQLPGKVVVITGANTGIGKETARELARRGARVYIACRDVLKGESAASEIRADTKNSQVLVRKLDLSDTKSIRAFAEGFLAEEKQLHILINNAGVMMCPYSKTADGFETHLGVNHLGHFLLTHLLLERLKESTPSRVVNLSSVVHHAGKIRFHDLQGEKRYSRGFAYCHSKLANVLFTRELARRLQGTGVTTYAVHPGVVSSELIRHSFLLCLLWRIFSPFVKSAREGAQTSLHCALAEGLEPLSGKYFRCVEAARVFSTSLYA; encoded by the exons ATGCTGGTTGTCTTGGGACTGCtcacctccttcctttctttcctgtatgTGATAGCTCCATCCATCAG GAAGTTCTTTGCTGGTGGGGTTTGTAGATCAAACGTGCAACTTCCTGGGAAGGTAGTGGTGATCACTGGCGCCAACACAGGCATTGGCAAGGAGACGGCCAGAGAACTCGCTCGCAGAG GAGCCAGAGTATATATTGCCTGCAGAGATGTACTGAAGGGAGAGTCTGCAGCCAGTGAAATCCGAGCTGATACAAAGAACTCCCAGGTGCTGGTGCGGAAACTGGACCTATCTGATACCAAATCCATCCGAGCCTTTGCTGAGGGCTTTCTAGCAG AGGAAAAGCAGCTCCATATTCTGATCAACAATGCAGGGGTGATGATGTGTCCATATTCTAAGACAGCTGATGGCTTTGAAACCCACCTGGGAGTCAACCACCTAG GCCACTTTCTTCTTACCCACTTGCTCCTGGAGCGGCTGAAAGAGTCCACTCCTTCACGGGTGGTGAACCTGTCATCGGTAGTCCACCATGCTGGCAAGATTCGCTTCCATGACCTCCAGGGTGAGAAGCGCTATAGCCGAGGTTTCGCTTATTGCCACAGCAAGCTGGCTAATGTGCTTTTTACTCGTGAGCTGGCCAGGAGGCTCCAAG GCACAGGGGTCACAACCTACGCTGTACACCCAGGCGTGGTCAGCTCTGAGCTGATCCGGCACTCCTTTCTGCTGTGTCTGCTCTGGAGGATCTTCTCCCCCTTCGTCAAGTCCGCACGGGAGGGGGCGCAGACCAGCCTGCACTGTGCCCTGGCTGAGGGCCTGGAGCCGTTGAGTGGCAAGTACTTCAGGTGTGTGGAGGCGGCACGGGTTTTCTCCACCAGTTTGTATGCG TGA